The sequence GGCGTAAATATCCACAGCCGCTATGATGTGCCACGCTCTATGGGTAACGTAGCAGCAGGCGCCGGTTACAACTACTTCAGCATTCCATTCGTACCAGGTGCACCCAGAAGTACCATACCTTCCTACTATGCCTACTTTTATGATGACAATGATGTACGTAACGGTCAATGGCTGCATGGTAAACAATACAAACAGGATGGTACTCCTATCACCATCACCACTACTTATGCAGGTTATGATGCAATCACCTATGCAGGTAACACCGCTTCTTACACCTATCAGCTGGACCTGACTCCTGATGTAGTGCTGAGACAAAGTACTGACCTGTTTGATTGTGGTAATGACGAAGTAGCCTGGAACATGGGTTACCGTAATATCAAGTTCTATCCTGATGCAACATCTGCAAACCGTAACCAGAATAACGACATTCCTGTATTCAGATATGCCGACATCCTGATGATGAAAGCCGAAGCAATTCAGCGTGGTGGTAGCGCTACCAACGGTGCTTCTGCACTGAGCCTGGTAAACCAGGTAAGAGCTCAGCGTACTACCAGCGCAGCATGGACAAATATCACACTGGATTCTATCTACAATGAAAGAACCAGAGAGTTCGCAATGGAAGCATGGCATAGAAATGACATGATCCGGTTTGGTAAATTTGAAAACAGCTGGGGTTTCAAAACAGATGCTGATGTGAATCACCGTATCTTCCCGATCCCTACTAATGCAATTAAGTTGAATCCGAATCTGACACAGAATCCGGGTTATTAATAAAAGTTTGATAAAGGATAGCTGGCTCCTTTAGCTAACTGAATAAAAAGAGGGTGTATCTGAAATTAGATACACCCTCTTTTTATTCGGATACCTGATGAAGCCAGATTCCATTTTATGCGTTTCTCAGGAGTTTCATTTATTTATGATACACCTTCTTTTATTCCCCAATAAATTCAACATTTTTGTTTTTATCCCCCTACTAATTCTACACTCCTATACTCCTCCATCAGCTTCTTCTGTAATTCCCCCGGCACAGCTGCATACTCTGCAAACACCGCTTTCACCCTCGCTTTCCCCTGCGTCACATTTCGCAATGCTGCAAACAACTTATCCAATTCCGCCTGCGGCGTGCGCGCTTTAATAATCTGATATCCATTTTCAGAATCCATCCCTGTAATCAAACTTCGCCTGCTCTGCAACTCTCCCATCACATCGCCCGCCATATCATCCGGCGCAGTCGTCTCCACATCATACACAGGTTCTAATAATAACGGTGCCGCCTGGTGAAAAGCATCTTTAAACGCCATCATCCCCGCTATCTTAAATGAAATATCATTACTATCCACAGGATGCATTTTACCATCATATACACTCACTCTGATGTCCCGCACATAAGATCCTGTCAAAGGACCTTCATTCATCTTCTCCATAATCCCTTTCATAATAGAAGGTAAAAACCGTGTATCAATGGCGCCACCTACAATACAATTATTGAATACCAGCTTACCACCCCAGTTTAAATCTACCGTTTCCGTATCACGTACCGGATGTTCCTTATACGGAGGCATACCATCATAGTAAGGTTCTATTTTTATATACACCTCTGCAAACTGCCCCGAACCACCTGATTGTTTTTTATGCCTGTATGTAGACTGTGCACCCTGCCTGATCGTTTCCCTGTAAGGTATTTTCGCAGGAATAAAATCGATCGGCATTTTATAAATATGCTCCAGCCGCCATTTGGTCAATGCTAAATGTAATTCACCTTGCCCATGCAAAATCACCTGTTTCAATTCACGGTTATATTCAATTTCCAAAGTAGGGTCTTCCATATGAATTTCTGCCAGCACTTCGCTCAGTTTTTCATCATCTCCTTTATTCACAGGTTCGATCGCTACCCGCACATTTGGTGTAGGAAAATGAATCGCTTCCACCTGCACACTACCTTTCTCTCCCAATGTATGATTCGTCAAAGTATTTTTCAGTTTCAAAGTACAGCCGATATCTCCTGTACGCAGTACCTCCACATTATTGCGGTTCTTACCGTCAGCGATAAATAACTGATTCAACCGCTCTGCCGTATTCCCCTTCTCATTGTACAACTCAGCTCCCGCCTTCACTTCCCCCGACAACACTTTAAAGAACGATAGCTTTCCAATATGCGGTTCCAGCAAAGTCTTAAATACAAACAACACCGGAGGGCCTGCCGGATCACAGGCTATCGTTTCACCTTTTTCGCCTTTTTCAGGAGGCATATCCACCGCTGATGGGGCTACATTATCAATAAATCCCATCAGCCTTCCACTCCCCATATCATTCAAAGCAGATAAACAAAACAATGGAAACACATCGTGTTTCAACATCCCTATTTTCAATCCCTGCCGCAATTCATCTTCATCGAGATTTCCTTTTTCAAAATACTGTTCCATGAGGGTATCGTCATTTTCGGCGGCTTTTTCTACGAGTTCATTGTGTAGCTTTTCCGCCTGCTCCTTTTCACTCTCAGGAATGGGTAGTTTTTCTGGCTTACCACCTTTTTCCGGGAATTTGTACATCGTCATTTTCAACAGGTCGATCACGCTGTTAAAACCAGGTCCCTGGTTCACAGGGTATTGCATGACCGTAACGGCGTTTCCCAATACCCGTTTTGCGGATTCAACAGTGCGGGAAAAATTTGCCAGTTCTGCATCGAGCTGATTCACAGCCACGATAGTCGGTTTGCGGTACTTATCCACATAGTCCCAAATCAGTTCGGTACCCACTTCTACGCCGTGCTGTGCATTCAGCAGGAGGAGTGCGGTGTCACAGATGCGGATGGATGCAATTACTTCCCCGATAAAGTCTTCAAGTCCCGGGGTATCAATAATATTGATCTTGTAATCACGCCACTCTGTGTGCATACAGGTGGCGTAAACCGAGCTACCCCTGTCATGCTCTATATCATGGTAATCGGAGACCGTGTTCCCCTCTTCGACCCTGCCTCGTCGGGGAATGATGCCGGCCTCGAATAACATGGTTTCGCAAAGTGTGGTCTTACCGCTTTTCGCTGCTCCTAATAGGACAATGTTCCTGATGTGTTTCTCATCATAGGTCTTCATAACAATTTGATTAAGAAAAAATTGTGAAGTAAACGTGGAAAGCCGTTTTGGTGAATAGTGGCCGTAGCGGCGCTGCTGCCGAAGCGTTGCTGTTGATTTATAACCTTTTATAAGCTATATAAATCCCTCTCTGAGTATTAAGGTACTCAATTTTTATGACCTGTAGTATAGTCAAAGATGTTGCAACATTTATAATATCGTATATTTGCGATCTAGACTGTTCTTTGCATCATGAAATTGTTTTTACATTATCTGAAAAGATATAAATGGTTAATCGGATTGGCTTTATTATTAGCGACCATTAACCAGGTATTTTCCCTGCTTGATCCATATATTTTTGGAAAGCTGATTGATCGATTCGCGAATCACCCAAACACGACTGCTAAAGGAATACCACGCGGGCAGGGTGATTATATCAGCGGTGTTATTCTGCTACTGCTTGCTTCTATGGGTGTCGCTATGGTCTCGCGTATTGCCAAGGCCTTCCAGGATTACTTCACAAACGTGATTATCCAGAAGTTTGGCGCCAGTGTTTACACCGACGGACTGAAGCATTCCCTCCGCCTGCCATACCAGCAATTTGAAGACCAGCGTAGTGGCGAAACACTCGCTGTATTACAGAAAGTACGCACGGATAGCGAGAAGTTCATCACTGCCTTTGTGAATGTACTCTTCGTTGCCCTGGTAGGTGTCATTTTCGTGATGGTGTATGCTTACACGGTAAACAAAAGCCTGGTATTTGTATACACCGGCGGTTGTTTGCTCCTGTCCTGGCTCATGAACGTACTCAGCCGCAAGATCAAGACTATTCAGAAAACGATCGTCAAGGAAACGACCATGCTTGCAGGCGCGACCACAGAGTCCCTGCGTAACATCGAATTGGTAAAAAGCCTTGGCCTCACTAACCAGGAAATCCGTCGTCTCAATTCAACGACCATACGTATCCTCATGCTGGAACTGAAAAAGGTGCGTAGCATCAGAAGTATCAGTTTTGTACAGGGTACGTTTGTAAACTTCCTGCGCCAGGTGATCCTCTTCCTGCTCATGTACCTGATTTACGGAGGTTCCGTAACGGTAGGCCAGTTGTTCACCTTACAGCTGTATTCCTTCTTCATTTTCGGCCCTTTGCAGGAATTAGGCAATATCATCCTCGCTTACCGCGAGGCACAGGTATCTCTCCTGAACTTCCAGCGCATCCTGGAGACTCCTGTAGAAGAAACGCCCTCCAACCCTGTCAGGATCAGCAATATTGAGTCCCTCACATTTGAAAATGTAGGATTCCAGCACCTGACAGCGAGTACCAAAGCCCTCGAACAGATCAGTTTCACGGTGAAAACCGGTGAAACAGTGGCATTCGTCGGCCCTTCCGGCTCTGGCAAGACCACGCTGGTGAAATTACTTGTCGGTTTGTACAATCCTGCTGAAGGAAATCTGTACTACAACGGCATTAAAAGTTCCGGGATTGATATAGAAGAATTACGCGCACAGATCGGTTTCGTGACACAGGATACCCAGTTATTCTCAGGTACCATCCGCGAAAACCTCTTATTCGTAAATCCCCGCGCCACAGACGATGATATGCTGCGCGTGCTGAAACAGGCAAGTTGCGACACCCTGCTCGCCCGTGGTGATAATGGGCTGGATACCATGATTGGTGAAGGTGGTATGAAGGTATCAGGCGGTGAGAAACAACGTCTCTCTATTGCCCGTGCACTCCTCCGCCATCCGCGTTTGCTGGTATTTGATGAGGCGACTTCTGCGCTGGATTCTATTACTGAAGAAGCAATCTCTAATACGGTAAGAGCAATCACCGCTACCCGTGAGCATATTACTGTGATGATTGCACATAGGTTGTCCACGATTATGCATGCGGACAAGATTTTTGTGCTGGAAAAGGGGAGGATTATTGAGACGGGGAATCATATTGATCTGTTGGCTGAGAAAGGGCTGTATTATGCCATGTGGAGGCAACAGATCGGGGAAAGATAGTTTTGTCTTTTTTATAATGAAGAGGGGAAGTGATGTATCACTTTCCCTCTTTGTTTTATGATTCGATTGATCGTTTTTATGATTTGATCGATCTTTTTTATTTGCTGATTGATTTAAATAATCATTTTCTATATGTAAATACTTCTCTTCTTTTATGCTTAAATATCCGTCTTGCTCCTTCAAATACTCCGCTTCCAACAGCCGGGTTACCTCCTCCTCAATTACTCCCGCTTTCAATAATTTCGTCGCCTTCCCCGTCATCTCCCTATACACCCCATGCACCTTCTCTTCCAACTGCCTGTACACCCTGCTCGCTATCTTCGACGCCCTTCCCAACCGCGCAGCACTCCACCGCGTGCCCTCAAATGCAGGCAGCGTCATCACCTCTTCAGCCGTCAGGGAACTTTTCATTCTCATGTAATAATTCCCATTCGCTGAATAAAGTGTAATCTCTCCAAAAGTGCCCTGTAAAGGATTGGGATCAAACAATTTAGCCATACTATAAGTTAGGGATTTTCAGCGAACTGAACAAATCATTTTCCGCAGTTGCAGCAACCATTCTTCGCAGTTGCAATAACCATTCTTCAGCAATTCATTTGCTCCTTCCCCCCTCCTTCGACAGCCTTTCAATATCGTTTCTATCCCCCTTCTATATCACTCTACCGCCGCTTTACCGCCGCTTCGCCGTACATACTGCGCACTTTCATGACAATCATGACAAATCACAACTCCGCCGTATCCTCATCATAATACACAAAGAAATACAAATAAATCACCCTGCTTATCCGCATCATCCACGGCTGCAACAACACCAGCAATACCCCATTCACCCCCAGCCACCAAAACACACTGTCATCCTTCCAGGAAATCCCAACCAACACCCAGTAACAAATCAGCGTAAACACCGAAAACGCTACCCCCAAAGCATAACTCACATACCCGGTCCCAAACCAGAACCCCGTCTCCAACTCATACACCTGCCCACATACCGGACAACGTTCATTCATGTTGAAGATCTTCTTAAAACTCAAATGATACGGATTCTTATCCTTAAACATATCCCCTCTCCTGCAATGAGGGCACTTCATGGATAACATACTCAGAAAGTAGTTTGGTCTTTGATGGCTCATACCCCAAAATTACAATTATAATTTATTTATCCTTCCTCTTGTTATCCAGCCACAAACGCAATTTCCTGCTGGCCTGTATTTTGTGTTACTTTCCTCAAAACAAAATCACCCATTATGCGTCCATCAAATCTGCTCATCATCCTATCAATGGCCCTCCTCTCTGCCTGCGCCGCCGCCTCGCAGGAAGCAAGCGCCGATACCACCACTGTAAACAAAGTCATTGCCGAATCCACCCCCACTAATGCAGACATCAAAGATTCGACAAATACTACTCTCAAACCAAAATCCGGCTCCTATTCTCCTGAATGCTACAAAGCCATCACTGACATCGTCATGAGCTCCAGCTTCAAAACCGAAGCGGCAAAAAAAGAAAATATAAAAGTGAGAATAGACCGGGAAGAAGGTAGCAAACTCTTTCTACAACTCTTCGCCAGCGAAAAAGACCACGAGTCTACTTTAGCATGGCTCAGACTGGATAAGGCAAATGAAAAACTGGAAGATATTACTGTAGACCCGGCAAACCCGGTGGTATTGAGATATGACACTAAATTAATCAGTGCATTGAGACAGAACTGTCCATAAAGATGATCTGAAAAAATGGAAATACCAGTAATCCCCCTCAAACAAACAATGCATCAAACAAACAATGTCTACAAAACCAAAGCTACAATGGCAATAGCATATTTCATTATACACATTCCCCTTTTATAAAATCAGAAAGGTCGTCCACGCCCGGACGACCCTTCTTTCTCTATCTGTATACGCAACGACTATTTAAAATTCAACGGTATCGCCACTCTCACACTATAATTCCTCCCCATATTAAACACACCTGTTCTTCCTGTCACCTCATTCTCCGCCGCATATTTCAATCTGCTCAAATGATTCTGATAAGCTACATCCGTCAGATTATTTGCTGCCAAATGCAATGAGAACAATACCTTCTTATTCTTATTCACCACATCTGCACCAATCCCCGCATTCCACAATGTATATCCCGGTGTTGCTGTCTCCGTCTGATAAGCATAGTACACATTGTTCTGGTCAAACGTCCAATCCATCTGTATACCCGCATACGCATTCTGGAATATACCACCTACATGTTTGAACTTTCCTTTCAACTCTGACAACCATCTTGCCGCCGGAATATTAGGCAGATACTTTGTAGAATCTGAACCATTCGCTATTACCGCCTTCACATAGGAGAAAGTATTCTCAAAGTGCAACCAGTCTATCGGATGCGGATGTATATCAATCATCACCTCTCCTCCATACAAATTAGCTGTTGACTGCTGATACTTGAATGCCGCATACCCCTCATCATTATCAGTCGTAGGAATTGAATCCCCACCATTCACACTGCTCAGCTTACGGCTATAAATAAAGTTGGTAATGTGATTATAAAACAAGCTACCCGTCATTGACACGTGCTCTGAATTAAACTCCACGCCAATATCACCCTGTGTGCTCACCTCTGGCTTCAGCGACTCATTCCCATATTCATACTTGATCGTGCCTTCATGCACACCATTCGCGCCAATCTCTGAAATATTAGGCGCCCTGAAACCCCTTGCTACATTCGCTTTCAGCGTTACCTTATCACTCGCTGCATAACTCAGACCCGCACTACCAGAAATGTTGGAAAAATTCTTGCTCAGTGCATTGAACTTCTCTTCACCACCACTGCTTACCGGTTTACCATCTTCATCCAGCATCAAACCCTGCACACTGATATGTCTGTTGTCAAAACGCAGACCACCGCTGAATGTCAGCTTATCCCACGTCTTACTTGTCACCGCATAGATACCCGCGTCAAACAGGTTGTAACCTGGCACCAGGAACTCACTTCCTGAAAGAATATTATTATGCTGCTGCATACCGTTCACACCTATAGCAGTCTGCCATCCATTCATATCAGCAAATGAATATTTCACACCATAGTTGAACGTATTCAACTTCAGGTACAACTCAGGTTCATTCGGATTTAATACATCTCCAAACTCCTGACGTCTGTTCCACTGATAACCCAGTATCACATTCAATCTGCCACCATTGTGCATATAGAAATCGTTATCCCATACCAATTTCTGATGGTTGATCTGCTGACGTGGCAAACCGATTGTATATGATTTGAAATCCTTATCGGTAGCGACTCCTTCTCCTGCCACGCCATTATCATTGATAGGCTTGATGAACTGACCTAGTTCATTACGATCACCTTCTACCAAACCTAACTCCTGGTTAAAGGAAGTAAAGCGCAGTACAGAAGATCCCCAGTTTTTATTGAAACCAATGCTACCACCGTAGTTCGTGTTATGGAACTTAGAGTTATACACATATCCATCGTACTTATTCTTATAATCGTGTGCAAACTTCTGCGTACCATACACACTCCAGCTAAAACCATTTTGAGTTGTGCCTGCCAGATCTGCGTGATAGGCAATCATCCCATTGTTAGACAGATAATTGGCGGCTATGTTGCCTTTCACATGACCTGCCGGCTCAGGAGTTGGTGGTACGATATTGACCACCCCTGCCAGCGCATCGGAACCATATACCAGTGATGCAGGGCCTTTCAGCACTTCTATTTTACTTACATTATAATCGTCGATTTCTATACCATGCTCATCACCCCATTGCTGACCTTCCTGTCTGATACCATCGCCTATTACCACTACACGGTTGTAACCCAGACCACGGATGAACGGCTTGGATATAGCCGGACCCGTCGTCAGCTGACTTACCCCTGGTAGCTTGGCCACTGCATCAATGATATTGGTAGATATATTTGATTCCAGATAATCTTTTCTGATAATGTTCACCGGAGTCGGGTTTTGCTTTAGCGATGTCGCCTGACTCACACCTGTAACCACTACTTCATTTTCTTCAATCACTTTAGTACTCAGACCAAAGTTGATGTTGGTAGCGCCATTCACCTGAACGGTTTGCGTGAGGGTCGCATAACCAATGAAATGTACCTCTACCAGGAATTTTCCTTTTGGTAAATTTTTGATCTCGTAATGACCCTGCGCATCTGTAGAAGCCCCTACATGCAGGTCTGGCAAATAAACGGTCACTCCCGGTAATGGGGTATTATTCGATTTGTCTGTAACCGATCCACTCAGTGAGTTGCCGGCATCATCATCGGCAAAGGCAGGAGAATAAAGAGAAAGTCCTGTCAGTATACTTAATATAACAACACGCAGGTAGTGCATAAAAATAAAATAGTTTAGAATAAATGCATGAATGCATGCATAGCGATTGACATTGCGTCAATTCAATCAGATATAAAAGAGATGATTAAAGAAAAGAAACGGCAGGAGGTGCCCGGGGGGATAACATGCGGTAATCTTCCTGCGTAATTGCCGGAATAACCGGGTTAGCATAACTCCACAATACAGATTGCTCCAGCACAGCAAAGAAAGTACTGGTGTGCTGATAAGGTTCCGGCTCTATCTGCAGGAACTTACAGTGTTGGTGTTTGATAGAAAAAGCAAGTCCATCGTGCGGGATAGGCGCGTCCCTGGTATCATGGTGATCCATGAATACCTGGTGTATGAATTCCCTGGGGGTCGTATTAAAAGTAAATACGCCCAGGAGCAGGATCGCCAGTATCTTATGTAGGAACCTGTTTTTCAAAGTGAAACAAAGGTAGTGGAATTCCTAATAAATGCAACAATGTTGTTAAATATAATGATGAGTGGTGAAAAAGATAAGGGACGTATGTCGCCATACGTCCCTTATTATATATTAAATATTATTGGCTATACCTTCACTTTCAGTATAGATCTCACTTCCTGGTACACCATTATTGGCTATACCTTCACTTTCAGCATAGATCTCACTTCCTGGTTACTCCATTATTGGCTATACCTTCATTTTCAGCATAGATCTCACTTCCTTGTTACTCCATTATCGGCTACACCTTCACTTTCAGCATAGATCTCACTTCCTGGTACACCCCATTCTGCAAACGGGCATAGAAGATACCAGCTGCCAGCTTTTTGCTGTCAAACACCGTTGTATACTCCCCTCCTGCCAACACATTATTCACTGGCACCGCCACCAAACGACCCATGGTATCAAAGATCTGGATCATAGTATGCCCGCCACGTGTTTTGTACTTCAGGGTTGTTGTATCTACAAACGGGTTAGGATAGTTGGTTATCAACCCCTTACTACCGTTATTCACATCGTCGATACCTGTAATAGTACCACAGGCTATACCGCTTACAATTGGCAAGCGCTGGTAATCCTTGAACAAAATAGACTGCAACGTCGTATTATCTACACAGAACCATTGTTCCAGCAGACTCGCATATACTGACCGGAAATCATACTGCATCGGGGTATTATCCGCCACCGACCCGCTATCCGGAATATCCGGCGAAGTCCCCAGGATCCCCTGCTGTACATAATCACCAAATACAATCATCGGCGCAGCAGCACCGTGATCCGTACCCATACTGCTGTTTGATTTGATACGACGGCCAAATTCAGAGAAGGTCATACCCACCACTCTGCGGGACGCTTTCAGTTTGGTCAGGTCATCCATAAATGCCTTGATTCCTTCTGACAGTTCCTGCAATAGTTCTGCGTGATAACCGGTGGTGTTATCTCCCCCCTGTGTCTGGCTGGCGTGGGTATCAAAAAAGCCCATGCTCACCATGTACATTCTGGTCTTCAGACCACCTGCCACCAGTCTGGCCACGATCTTCAGCTGTCTGCCCAGTTGCGTATCAGGATATGCACTTTGAGAAGTGACATTCTGCGCCGCTTTCTTGATAGCATCAGAGAACTTATTTGTCTGCTTGGCGATCAGGCGTATATAAGCCAGTTCTACCCCTGCATGCGTATCCGGAACCGGGTCCGTTACGTCATCTAACAGGTTATAAAAGTCCGTCGCACTGGAAATCGCAATCCCCGTATTGGTATTCGCCCCCTGGAAAGCAGGAGATACGATAGAACCAATCTGGATCGCCAGCGGATCAGGATTATCATCATTCGGGTAACCATCAGGATAACCCGGGTATTGTGTATCAAGATAACGACCTCCCCATCCGGTTTCGACAATCTCATTCGCATCAGAACCAGATACCCAGATATCGGTAGCGCGGAAGTGAGAGTAGTTTGGTGAAGGATAGCCTACGCTCTGGATGATGCAGACCTTCCCTTCTTCATATAACTGCTGCACCCCGGTCATAGCAGGATGTAGCCCTGTTTTTACATTATTCACCAGTGGTAACAGCTTACCCTGGGGGATGGCGATATTTGGACGAATAGCCTGGTATTTATCATAGAGATCGATAGGCACGACCATGTTCAGGCCATCGTTCCCACCGACCAGCTGGATCATAACCAGAACGTGATCGTTGTCCGCCGAAGCACTTTCAAGTGCCGACAATAATGAGGAAGAGCCAAAAGCCTTTACAGCAAACCCGTTGATGAAGGTTGGCAGAATAGCGGCTGGCGCGGTATATTTAAGAAAATCTCTACGTTTCATATTGATAGAGTATAGGTCTTTCTAAAGATCAGGATAGTTGATATTCGGATAGGTTCATCAGGTATTTGTACAGCGTACGCAGGCGGCTTTCAACGACTGTGCGCAATGCGGTATCGGTAGGATAGGCTACCCAGGCATTCCAGGCATCTGTCCAGTAGTAGTCGCTGTCAGGGTTCTGGCCACTGAGCAGGATGGTGTTTTTAAACCATGCCTTGGTGGTGTCAGATACACCTATACGGTACAAAATATCCAGAGAGTCAGAGATCAGTTGTTTTGGATCGGAAGGATTGGAGAGTCTTTGTGCAAAGGCCATCACATCGATCGCCACACCTGCATAACCACCTTCGCTAATCATGGCATCGGTGATCTGGTTACGCTTAGGCAGGGTATCGGTGTTGATCCACATCTCATGGTATTGAGGTTCCTGGTAGTAAGGCTGCCAACCGGCTACCTGTGGTGGTTCGCCAATGTCCTGCAGCATGCTGGCTGCGTGAGAGCGTAGCCTGTCCCAGGAGTCGTAGGCATCCATATAGGCAGTAGGGAAGGTAACGCCGAATTCGCGCACCATACCTACGTTGTGATCGATCGGACTTTTGATGAGTGCTGACATATTCAGCGGATCGAAGAAGTGCTCACTCTTGAAGAGGGCCCTGAGTACTGGCAGCAGATCGTAGTTATTATTTCTGAAAATGTCTGCCAGTGGGGTGATCACATTTGTCTCTACCGCATCGTCGATGAGGTAGTATACAAACCAGCGGTATAATTTGCGAACGATAAATTTCGCGCATTCCGGCTGGGCAAAGATGATGGTCAGCAGGTCATCGAGTTCAGTCGCGCCATCCTGACCGGTTTTGCCGGTGATCTTTTTATTGCTGTAAAAGTCGGAGAATTCTTTGTTTTCGATATCGTGCTCGGTACTCTCAAAGTACGTAGTGATGGTATTGGCATTGATGCGGAAACCAGTAAGCACGCGGGCGGTAGCACGCACGTCTTCTTCGGTGTAGTGGCTATCGGGGCCTTTACCAACGGTGAACAATTCATGGAGTTCACGTGCATAGTTTTCATCCGCGCCCGCTTTGGAGTTGAGGTATCCGTTCAGATATCTCAGCATGGCAGGGTCGAGGGTGATTGCTTTCGTGAGTGTTTTGAAATTGCCCACAGCGTTTGCACGCAGGGTGGTGTTGTACTTGTAGATGTAGCGGGAGTCGTGGGTCATATCCATTTCAGTCACGAAGTGGTTATGCCAGAAGAGCGTCATTTTCTCCTGTATGCTACGGCCTTGATTGATCATGACACCAAGCCACCAGGCTTTGTAGGAGTTCCAGCGTTTGCCATCTTCATCATCGGAGGAAGGTGGGGGTGAGTACACCCAGGTTTCGCCGGGAAGTATGCCATGTTCATCCTCGCCATAGATGTTGACAGGTTGAGTAGTAACGGCGGTGACGGTGGTGAGCAGGGCTTCCACGGCCTGGTCCATGCCGAGACTTTTCACCCATGCAATATCTTCAGGAGTGGCGCCAAACATGGTACGTTTGAGCAGGTGCACTGCCTGGGCGGTATCGAAAGTGCCGGTGTATGCGGAAATACCTGAATCCGTACGCGAACCGGTGGTAGTCGCTTTCACTGCTGGCTGTCGTTTTGCTGATAGCGAAAGGAATTGTCTGCGATCCATAAGGTAATTGATATGGTTATATGGTATTAGGGATGAGTTTTAAAATATAGGCTTTTACACGGT is a genomic window of Chitinophaga sp. LS1 containing:
- a CDS encoding DUF1501 domain-containing protein, which translates into the protein MKRRDFLKYTAPAAILPTFINGFAVKAFGSSSLLSALESASADNDHVLVMIQLVGGNDGLNMVVPIDLYDKYQAIRPNIAIPQGKLLPLVNNVKTGLHPAMTGVQQLYEEGKVCIIQSVGYPSPNYSHFRATDIWVSGSDANEIVETGWGGRYLDTQYPGYPDGYPNDDNPDPLAIQIGSIVSPAFQGANTNTGIAISSATDFYNLLDDVTDPVPDTHAGVELAYIRLIAKQTNKFSDAIKKAAQNVTSQSAYPDTQLGRQLKIVARLVAGGLKTRMYMVSMGFFDTHASQTQGGDNTTGYHAELLQELSEGIKAFMDDLTKLKASRRVVGMTFSEFGRRIKSNSSMGTDHGAAAPMIVFGDYVQQGILGTSPDIPDSGSVADNTPMQYDFRSVYASLLEQWFCVDNTTLQSILFKDYQRLPIVSGIACGTITGIDDVNNGSKGLITNYPNPFVDTTTLKYKTRGGHTMIQIFDTMGRLVAVPVNNVLAGGEYTTVFDSKKLAAGIFYARLQNGVYQEVRSMLKVKV
- a CDS encoding DUF1800 domain-containing protein, whose product is MDRRQFLSLSAKRQPAVKATTTGSRTDSGISAYTGTFDTAQAVHLLKRTMFGATPEDIAWVKSLGMDQAVEALLTTVTAVTTQPVNIYGEDEHGILPGETWVYSPPPSSDDEDGKRWNSYKAWWLGVMINQGRSIQEKMTLFWHNHFVTEMDMTHDSRYIYKYNTTLRANAVGNFKTLTKAITLDPAMLRYLNGYLNSKAGADENYARELHELFTVGKGPDSHYTEEDVRATARVLTGFRINANTITTYFESTEHDIENKEFSDFYSNKKITGKTGQDGATELDDLLTIIFAQPECAKFIVRKLYRWFVYYLIDDAVETNVITPLADIFRNNNYDLLPVLRALFKSEHFFDPLNMSALIKSPIDHNVGMVREFGVTFPTAYMDAYDSWDRLRSHAASMLQDIGEPPQVAGWQPYYQEPQYHEMWINTDTLPKRNQITDAMISEGGYAGVAIDVMAFAQRLSNPSDPKQLISDSLDILYRIGVSDTTKAWFKNTILLSGQNPDSDYYWTDAWNAWVAYPTDTALRTVVESRLRTLYKYLMNLSEYQLS